From Pseudomonas sp. stari2, a single genomic window includes:
- the suhB gene encoding inositol-phosphate phosphatase, with amino-acid sequence MQPMLNIALRAARSASELIFRSIERLDTIKVDEKDAKDYVSEVDRAAEQKIIDALRKAYPNHSIMGEETGMHAGSGIEGEEYLWIIDPLDGTTNFLRGIPHFAVSIACKYRGRLEHAVVLDPVRQEEFTASRGRGAQLNGRRLRVSGRTSLDGALLGTGFPFRDDQMDNLDNYLGMFRALVGQTAGIRRAGSASLDLAYVAAGRFDAFWESGLSEWDMAAGALLIQEAGGLVSDFTGGHDFLEKGHVVAGNTKCFKAVLTAIQPHLPASLKR; translated from the coding sequence ATGCAGCCCATGCTGAATATCGCGCTGCGCGCCGCCCGCAGCGCCAGTGAACTGATCTTCCGCTCCATCGAGCGCCTGGATACCATCAAGGTCGACGAAAAAGACGCCAAGGATTACGTATCCGAGGTCGATCGCGCCGCCGAACAGAAAATCATCGACGCCCTGCGCAAGGCTTACCCGAATCACTCGATCATGGGTGAAGAGACCGGCATGCACGCCGGCAGCGGCATCGAAGGCGAAGAATACCTGTGGATCATCGATCCGCTGGACGGCACCACCAATTTCCTGCGCGGCATTCCTCACTTCGCTGTCAGCATTGCCTGCAAATACCGTGGTCGCCTGGAACACGCCGTTGTTCTGGATCCGGTTCGCCAGGAAGAATTCACCGCCAGCCGTGGTCGTGGCGCTCAACTGAACGGTCGTCGCCTGCGTGTCAGCGGTCGTACCAGCCTGGACGGCGCTCTGCTCGGTACCGGTTTCCCGTTCCGTGACGACCAGATGGACAACCTCGACAACTACCTGGGCATGTTCCGCGCCCTGGTTGGTCAGACTGCCGGCATCCGCCGCGCCGGTTCGGCGAGCCTGGACCTGGCCTACGTGGCCGCCGGTCGTTTTGACGCCTTCTGGGAGTCGGGTCTGTCCGAATGGGACATGGCTGCAGGCGCGCTGCTGATTCAGGAAGCAGGCGGCCTGGTGAGCGACTTCACCGGCGGTCACGACTTCCTTGAAAAAGGCCACGTCGTTGCCGGCAACACAAAATGCTTCAAGGCAGTTCTGACGGCGATCCAGCCGCACCTGCCGGCCTCGCTGAAGCGCTAA
- the trmJ gene encoding tRNA (cytosine(32)/uridine(32)-2'-O)-methyltransferase TrmJ: MLQNIRVVLVNTSHPGNIGGTARAMKNMGLSRLVLVDPRVFPHHEADARASGAGDILENAQVVATLEDALVGCNLVLGTSARDRRIPWPLLDPRECGTKVVEEAGQGAEIALVFGREDSGLTNDELQRCHFHVHIPSDPEFSSLNLGAAVQVLSYEVRMAWLAAQGQPTKIEKEEVASVKSAELATMDELERFYEHLEQTLVAIEFLDPEKPRHLMARLRRLYGRSSVSRAEMNILRGILTETQKAARGELLKRKD; the protein is encoded by the coding sequence GTGCTGCAAAACATTCGTGTCGTCCTGGTCAATACCAGCCACCCGGGAAATATCGGCGGGACCGCGCGCGCCATGAAAAACATGGGTTTGTCGCGGCTGGTGCTGGTCGACCCGCGAGTCTTTCCGCATCACGAAGCCGATGCCCGCGCCTCGGGTGCTGGTGACATCCTTGAAAATGCGCAAGTCGTCGCCACCTTGGAAGACGCCCTGGTCGGTTGCAATCTGGTACTTGGCACCAGTGCTCGCGACCGGCGCATTCCCTGGCCGCTGCTGGATCCGCGCGAATGCGGGACCAAAGTGGTCGAGGAGGCCGGGCAGGGCGCGGAAATCGCGCTGGTGTTCGGGCGTGAAGACTCCGGCCTGACCAATGACGAGCTGCAACGATGTCACTTTCACGTGCACATCCCGTCCGATCCTGAATTCAGTTCGCTGAATCTCGGGGCGGCGGTGCAGGTGTTGAGCTATGAAGTGCGCATGGCCTGGCTGGCTGCCCAAGGGCAGCCGACCAAGATCGAGAAGGAAGAAGTGGCCTCCGTGAAAAGCGCCGAGCTGGCGACCATGGATGAGCTGGAACGATTCTATGAGCACCTGGAGCAGACCCTGGTGGCCATCGAATTCCTCGATCCGGAAAAGCCTCGGCACTTGATGGCACGCCTGCGCCGGTTGTACGGACGTAGCTCGGTCAGCCGGGCGGAAATGAATATTTTGCGTGGCATCCTCACGGAAACCCAGAAAGCGGCCCGTGGCGAGCTCCTTAAGCGGAAGGATTAA
- the iscR gene encoding Fe-S cluster assembly transcriptional regulator IscR, with protein MRLTTKGRYAVTAMLDLALHAQHGPVSLADISERQGISLSYLEQLFAKLRRSNLVSSVRGPGGGYQLSRDMQGIQVAQVIDAVNESVDATKCQGQGDCHSGDTCLTHHLWCDLSLQIHEFLSGISLADLVTRREVQEVAQRQDQRRCNGKAPRLDKIEASAVE; from the coding sequence ATGCGACTGACTACAAAAGGCCGATACGCCGTGACCGCCATGCTTGATCTGGCGTTGCACGCGCAGCACGGGCCGGTGTCCCTGGCCGATATCTCCGAGCGCCAAGGCATCTCCCTGTCCTATCTCGAACAGCTTTTCGCCAAGCTGCGCCGCAGCAACCTGGTTTCCAGTGTTCGCGGTCCGGGCGGTGGCTACCAGTTGTCCCGCGACATGCAGGGCATCCAGGTCGCTCAGGTGATCGATGCGGTGAACGAATCGGTCGATGCAACAAAATGCCAGGGCCAGGGCGATTGCCATTCCGGCGACACCTGCCTGACCCATCACCTGTGGTGCGACCTGAGCCTGCAGATTCACGAATTTCTCAGCGGTATCAGCTTGGCCGACCTCGTAACTCGCCGTGAGGTGCAGGAAGTGGCCCAGCGTCAGGATCAGCGTCGTTGCAATGGCAAGGCGCCGCGCCTGGACAAGATTGAAGCGTCCGCCGTCGAATGA
- the hscA gene encoding Fe-S protein assembly chaperone HscA — translation MALLQIAEPGQSPQPHQRRLAVGIDLGTTNSLVAALRSGLSESLADAEGRVILPSAVRYHADRVEVGESAKLAASSDPLNTVLSVKRLMGRGLSDVKQLGDQLPYRFVGGESHMPFIDTVQGPKSPVEVSADILKVLRQRAEATLGGELVGAVITVPAYFDDAQRQATKDAAKLAGLNVLRLLNEPTAAAVAYGLDQHAEGLVAIYDLGGGTFDISILRLTGGVFEVLATGGDSALGGDDFDHAIAGWIIESAGLSADLDPGAQRNLLQTACAAKEALTNADSVEVAYGDWKAQLTREAFDALIEPMVARSLKACRRAVRDSGIELEDVHAVVMVGGSTRVPRVREAVAEAFGRQPLTEIDPDQVVAIGAAIQADTLAGNKRDGGELLLLDVIPLSLGLETMGGLMEKVIPRNTTIPVARAQDFTTYKDGQSAMAIHVLQGERELISDCRSLARFELRGIPAMVAGAAKIRVTFQVDADGLLSVSARELGSGVEASIQVKPSYGLTDGEIAKMLKDSFQHANDDKVARVLREQQVDAQRLIEAVQGALEADGERLLDAEERMVIDLQVQELTELMKGTDGYAIEQQTKRLSQVTDAFAARRMDQTVKAALSGRNLNEIEDI, via the coding sequence ATGGCCCTACTGCAGATCGCCGAACCCGGCCAAAGTCCTCAACCGCACCAGCGTCGTCTGGCTGTGGGGATCGACTTGGGCACTACCAATTCGCTGGTCGCTGCGTTGCGCAGTGGTCTTTCCGAGTCGCTGGCCGATGCCGAAGGGCGGGTCATCCTTCCTTCCGCCGTGCGTTATCACGCCGATCGCGTCGAAGTCGGCGAGTCGGCCAAGCTGGCCGCGTCCTCCGACCCCCTGAATACCGTGCTGTCGGTCAAGCGCCTGATGGGCCGTGGCTTGTCCGACGTCAAACAATTGGGCGATCAGCTGCCGTACCGCTTTGTCGGCGGCGAATCCCACATGCCGTTCATCGACACCGTGCAGGGGCCGAAAAGCCCGGTTGAAGTCTCCGCTGATATCCTCAAAGTGCTGCGCCAGCGCGCGGAAGCGACCTTGGGCGGTGAGCTGGTGGGTGCGGTGATCACCGTTCCGGCCTATTTCGACGACGCTCAGCGGCAAGCTACGAAGGATGCGGCGAAGCTTGCCGGTCTGAACGTGCTGCGCCTGCTCAACGAACCGACCGCCGCTGCGGTGGCTTATGGTCTGGATCAGCATGCCGAAGGCCTGGTCGCCATTTATGATCTGGGCGGCGGTACTTTTGATATTTCCATTCTGCGCCTGACCGGCGGCGTCTTCGAAGTTCTGGCCACCGGTGGCGACAGTGCCCTGGGCGGTGACGATTTCGATCACGCGATTGCCGGCTGGATCATTGAGAGCGCGGGCCTGTCCGCCGATCTCGATCCGGGTGCGCAGCGCAATCTGCTGCAAACCGCTTGTGCGGCCAAGGAAGCCCTGACGAATGCCGACAGTGTTGAAGTTGCTTATGGTGACTGGAAAGCACAGCTGACCCGCGAGGCCTTCGATGCATTGATCGAGCCAATGGTCGCCCGCAGCCTGAAAGCCTGCCGCCGTGCCGTTCGTGACTCCGGTATCGAGCTGGAAGACGTGCATGCCGTGGTCATGGTGGGTGGTTCGACCCGCGTTCCACGTGTTCGCGAAGCTGTCGCCGAAGCCTTCGGTCGTCAACCATTGACCGAAATCGACCCGGATCAGGTGGTGGCCATTGGTGCCGCGATCCAGGCCGATACACTGGCCGGCAACAAGCGCGATGGCGGCGAACTGCTGCTGCTCGACGTGATTCCGCTGTCCCTGGGGCTGGAAACCATGGGCGGCCTGATGGAGAAGGTGATTCCGCGCAACACCACCATCCCGGTTGCCCGCGCTCAGGACTTCACCACTTATAAAGACGGCCAGTCGGCCATGGCGATCCATGTGTTGCAGGGCGAGCGCGAGCTGATCAGCGACTGCCGCTCTCTGGCGCGTTTCGAATTGCGCGGCATTCCGGCAATGGTCGCCGGTGCAGCCAAGATTCGCGTGACCTTCCAGGTCGATGCCGACGGTCTGCTCAGCGTTTCTGCCCGTGAACTGGGTTCGGGCGTTGAAGCCAGCATTCAGGTCAAGCCGTCCTACGGCCTGACCGATGGCGAAATCGCCAAAATGCTCAAGGATTCGTTCCAGCACGCCAATGACGACAAGGTCGCTCGTGTTCTGCGTGAGCAGCAAGTCGATGCCCAGCGCCTGATCGAAGCGGTGCAGGGCGCTCTGGAGGCGGATGGCGAGCGTTTGCTCGACGCCGAAGAGCGCATGGTCATCGATCTGCAGGTGCAGGAACTGACCGAACTGATGAAAGGTACCGATGGTTATGCCATCGAGCAGCAGACGAAGCGTCTGTCGCAAGTGACCGATGCTTTTGCAGCCCGTCGTATGGATCAGACGGTGAAAGCCGCTCTGTCGGGGCGCAATCTGAATGAAATCGAGGATATCTGA
- the secD gene encoding protein translocase subunit SecD: MLNKYPLWKYILILAVLAIGLIYSAPNLYPDDPAIQISGASTALQVNQSDLDRVSTALKESGINVKASSLAANGKGGLIRLTKAEDQLPAKDVVRKALGDDYVVALNLAQTTPQWLRSVAAHPMKLGLDLSGGVHFLLEVDMEKALDARLKVYEGDVKSLLRKEKLRYRSLPQLGGAIQLGFSDADSREQARALIRKNFNDFDIVPADLNGQPVLRLAMTPAKLAEIREYSIKQNLTTVRNRVNELGVAEPIVQRQGANRIVVELPGVQDTAEAKRILGKTANLEFRLAAEPGASKATSETFEFREGKRPPAQIERSLIITGDQVTDAKAGFGEHGTPEVNIRLDGHGGELMSRATRSNVGRSMAVIFIEQRPVTTYVKQMVDGVEKDVAVQTFKEEKKIISLATIQSPLGAQFRITGLNGQGESSELALLLRAGGLAAPMYFAEERTIGPSLGADNITKGIDASLWGMLFVSLFIIAIYRFFGLIATVALAVNMVLLLALMSLLGATLTLPGIAGIVLTMGMAVDANVLIFSRIREEIAAGMTVQRAINEGFGRAFTAILDANLTTLLVGGILFAMGTGPVKGFAVTMSLGVLTSMFTAIMVTRAMVNLIFGGRDFKKLWI, encoded by the coding sequence ATGCTGAACAAATATCCTCTGTGGAAATACATTCTGATCCTGGCGGTGCTGGCGATCGGTCTGATTTATTCCGCTCCCAATCTATACCCCGATGACCCGGCCATTCAGATCAGCGGCGCCAGCACGGCCCTGCAGGTCAATCAGTCCGATCTGGATCGCGTGAGCACGGCGCTCAAGGAATCCGGGATCAACGTCAAGGCATCGAGCCTGGCTGCGAACGGCAAGGGCGGTCTGATCCGTCTGACCAAGGCTGAAGACCAGCTACCGGCCAAGGACGTTGTACGCAAGGCATTGGGTGATGACTACGTCGTCGCACTTAACTTGGCACAGACCACCCCGCAATGGCTGCGCAGTGTGGCCGCGCACCCGATGAAGCTCGGTCTGGACTTGTCCGGTGGTGTGCACTTCCTGCTGGAAGTGGACATGGAAAAAGCCCTCGATGCACGCCTGAAAGTTTATGAAGGCGACGTCAAGAGCCTGCTGCGCAAAGAAAAACTGCGCTATCGCAGCCTGCCGCAACTGGGCGGTGCCATTCAGTTGGGTTTCAGCGATGCTGACTCCCGCGAGCAGGCCCGTGCGCTGATCCGCAAGAATTTCAACGATTTCGACATTGTTCCGGCCGACCTCAACGGTCAACCGGTGCTGCGTCTGGCGATGACCCCGGCCAAGCTGGCGGAAATCCGTGAATACTCCATCAAGCAGAACCTGACCACGGTACGTAACCGCGTTAACGAGCTGGGTGTTGCCGAGCCGATCGTTCAGCGTCAGGGCGCCAACCGCATCGTGGTTGAGCTGCCGGGCGTGCAGGACACTGCCGAAGCCAAGCGTATCCTCGGCAAGACCGCCAACCTCGAGTTCCGTCTGGCCGCCGAACCGGGTGCTTCGAAAGCCACTTCCGAGACTTTCGAGTTCCGCGAAGGCAAGCGTCCTCCGGCACAGATCGAGCGTAGCCTGATCATCACCGGTGACCAGGTGACCGATGCCAAGGCCGGTTTCGGCGAGCACGGCACACCTGAAGTGAACATCCGCCTGGATGGCCACGGTGGCGAGCTGATGAGTCGCGCGACCCGCAGCAACGTCGGTCGCAGCATGGCGGTGATCTTCATCGAGCAGCGTCCGGTGACCACCTACGTCAAGCAGATGGTCGACGGCGTCGAGAAAGATGTTGCCGTGCAGACCTTCAAGGAAGAGAAGAAGATCATCAGCCTGGCGACCATTCAGTCGCCGTTGGGTGCGCAATTCCGTATCACCGGCCTGAACGGCCAGGGCGAGTCTTCCGAACTGGCGCTGCTGCTGCGTGCCGGTGGTCTGGCGGCTCCGATGTACTTCGCTGAAGAACGTACCATTGGCCCGAGCCTGGGTGCGGACAACATCACCAAGGGTATCGATGCATCGTTGTGGGGCATGCTGTTCGTCTCCCTGTTCATCATCGCCATCTACCGCTTCTTCGGCCTGATCGCCACCGTCGCACTTGCGGTGAACATGGTGCTGCTGCTGGCGCTGATGTCGCTGCTGGGGGCAACCCTGACCCTGCCGGGTATTGCCGGTATCGTGTTGACCATGGGTATGGCGGTCGACGCCAACGTGCTGATCTTCTCGCGTATCCGTGAAGAGATCGCCGCCGGCATGACCGTGCAGCGTGCGATCAACGAGGGCTTCGGCCGGGCATTCACCGCGATTCTCGATGCCAACCTGACCACCTTGCTGGTCGGCGGCATCCTCTTCGCCATGGGCACCGGCCCGGTGAAGGGCTTCGCAGTAACCATGTCCCTCGGGGTTCTGACTTCGATGTTCACGGCCATCATGGTCACCCGCGCGATGGTCAACCTGATCTTCGGCGGTCGTGACTTCAAGAAGTTGTGGATTTAA
- the cysE gene encoding serine O-acetyltransferase, with the protein MFERLREDIQSVFHRDPAARNAFEVLTCYPGMHAIWIHRLAGMLWRNDLKWLARLVSNFGRWLTGIEIHPGAKVGRRFFIDHGMGIVIGETAEIGDDVTIYQGVTLGGTSWNKGKRHPTLGDGVVVGAGAKVLGPFTVGAGAKVGSNAVVTKAVPPGATVVGIPGRIIVKSDDEADAKRKAMAEKIGFDAYGVSEDMPDPVARAIGQLLDHLQAVDGRLEGMCGALKDLGSNYCAKDLPELREEDFACVKGKDESKLH; encoded by the coding sequence ATGTTCGAGCGTTTGCGTGAAGATATCCAGAGCGTATTCCACCGAGACCCGGCGGCGCGTAACGCTTTTGAAGTCCTGACCTGCTACCCCGGCATGCATGCAATCTGGATTCATCGACTGGCCGGCATGCTCTGGCGCAACGATCTGAAATGGCTGGCGCGGCTGGTGTCGAACTTCGGTCGCTGGCTGACCGGTATCGAGATTCATCCGGGCGCCAAGGTCGGGCGGCGCTTCTTTATCGACCATGGCATGGGCATCGTCATTGGCGAAACCGCAGAAATCGGCGATGACGTCACCATCTATCAAGGCGTGACCCTTGGCGGCACCAGCTGGAACAAAGGCAAGCGCCACCCGACGCTAGGTGATGGCGTTGTGGTGGGGGCTGGCGCGAAGGTGCTAGGGCCGTTCACGGTCGGCGCTGGCGCCAAGGTCGGCTCCAATGCCGTGGTGACCAAAGCGGTGCCGCCGGGCGCCACGGTGGTAGGCATTCCGGGGCGGATCATCGTCAAATCCGATGATGAAGCCGATGCCAAGCGCAAGGCGATGGCCGAGAAAATCGGCTTTGATGCTTACGGCGTGAGCGAAGATATGCCGGACCCTGTGGCGCGTGCCATTGGTCAACTGCTCGATCACCTGCAGGCGGTCGATGGCCGTCTGGAAGGGATGTGCGGCGCGCTGAAGGATCTGGGCAGTAATTACTGTGCGAAAGATCTGCCCGAGCTGCGTGAAGAAGACTTCGCCTGCGTCAAGGGCAAGGACGAATCCAAGCTCCACTGA
- a CDS encoding IscS subfamily cysteine desulfurase, with protein sequence MKLPIYLDYSATTPVDPRVAQKMSECLLVDGNFGNPASRSHVFGWKAEESVENARRQVADLVNADPREIVWTSGATESDNLAIKGAAHFYASKGKHLITSKIEHKAVLDTMRQLEREGFEVTYLEPTEDGLITPAMIEAALREDTILVSVMHVNNEIGTVNDIAAIGELTRSKGILFHVDAAQSTGKVDIDLQKLKVDMMSFSAHKTYGPKGIGALYVSRKPRVRIEATMHGGGHERGMRSGTLATHQIVGMGEAFRVAKEDMAAENVRIKALSDRFYKQVEHLEELYVNGSLTARVPHNLNLSFNYVEGESLIMALKDLAVSSGSACTSASLEPSYVLRALGRNDELAHSSIRFTFGRFTTEEEIDYAAQKVCEAVTKLRALSPLWDMYKDGVDISKIEWAAH encoded by the coding sequence ATGAAATTGCCGATTTACCTTGATTACTCTGCGACCACCCCGGTCGATCCGCGCGTTGCGCAAAAAATGAGTGAATGCCTGCTGGTCGACGGAAACTTCGGTAACCCGGCGTCCCGTTCCCACGTGTTCGGCTGGAAGGCCGAAGAGTCCGTCGAAAACGCCCGTCGTCAGGTGGCCGATCTGGTCAACGCCGACCCGCGCGAAATCGTCTGGACCTCCGGTGCCACCGAGTCCGACAATCTGGCAATCAAGGGTGCGGCACATTTCTACGCCTCCAAGGGCAAACACCTGATCACCTCCAAGATCGAGCACAAGGCTGTCCTCGACACCATGCGCCAACTGGAGCGCGAAGGTTTCGAAGTCACCTACCTCGAGCCGACCGAAGACGGTCTGATCACACCGGCCATGATCGAAGCGGCGCTGCGCGAAGACACCATCCTGGTGTCGGTGATGCACGTGAACAACGAAATCGGCACGGTCAACGACATCGCCGCCATCGGTGAACTGACCCGTTCCAAGGGCATTTTGTTCCACGTCGACGCCGCTCAGTCCACCGGCAAGGTCGACATTGACCTGCAAAAGCTGAAAGTCGACATGATGTCGTTCTCTGCCCACAAGACCTACGGTCCTAAGGGCATCGGCGCGCTGTACGTCAGCCGCAAGCCGCGTGTGCGCATCGAGGCGACCATGCACGGTGGCGGTCACGAACGTGGCATGCGTTCCGGCACCCTGGCGACCCACCAGATCGTCGGCATGGGCGAAGCGTTCCGTGTGGCCAAGGAAGACATGGCTGCCGAAAACGTGCGCATCAAGGCCCTGAGCGATCGCTTCTACAAGCAGGTCGAACATCTGGAAGAGCTGTACGTCAACGGCAGCCTGACCGCCCGCGTTCCGCACAACCTGAACCTGAGCTTCAACTACGTTGAAGGCGAGTCGCTGATCATGGCGCTCAAGGATCTGGCGGTTTCTTCCGGTTCCGCGTGCACCTCGGCGTCCCTGGAGCCTTCGTACGTGTTGCGCGCCCTGGGCCGCAACGACGAACTGGCACACAGCTCGATCCGCTTCACCTTCGGTCGTTTCACCACCGAAGAGGAAATCGATTACGCCGCGCAGAAAGTCTGCGAGGCCGTTACCAAGCTGCGCGCTCTGTCGCCGCTGTGGGACATGTACAAAGACGGCGTCGATATCTCGAAGATCGAGTGGGCGGCACACTAA
- a CDS encoding glycine zipper 2TM domain-containing protein, translating into MNKSLLVGAVLGAVGVTAGGAVATYSLVKSGPEYAQVLAVEPVKTQIKTPREVCKDVAVTRQAPVKDQHQILGTAIGAVAGGLLGNQIGGGTGKKIATVAGAVGGGYAGNKVQEGMQNRDTYTTTQTRCNTVNDISDKVVGYDVRYSLDGKEGKVRMDRDPGNQIPVDKEGKLILSQAQPGQ; encoded by the coding sequence GTGAACAAGTCGTTGCTGGTTGGTGCGGTACTGGGTGCTGTCGGTGTGACTGCCGGGGGCGCTGTTGCCACCTACAGCCTGGTTAAAAGCGGCCCTGAGTATGCGCAGGTTCTGGCCGTTGAACCGGTCAAGACACAGATCAAGACGCCACGTGAAGTATGCAAGGATGTCGCTGTGACCCGGCAGGCGCCGGTCAAGGATCAACACCAGATTCTCGGTACCGCCATCGGTGCCGTGGCGGGTGGTTTGCTGGGTAACCAGATCGGTGGCGGCACTGGCAAGAAGATTGCCACGGTAGCTGGCGCGGTCGGTGGCGGTTATGCCGGCAACAAGGTGCAGGAGGGCATGCAGAATCGCGATACCTACACCACCACCCAGACTCGCTGTAATACGGTTAATGACATCAGCGACAAGGTCGTAGGCTATGACGTCCGCTACTCGCTGGACGGCAAGGAAGGCAAAGTGCGGATGGACCGTGATCCGGGCAACCAGATTCCGGTCGACAAGGAAGGCAAGCTGATCCTGTCGCAGGCGCAGCCTGGGCAATAA
- the iscU gene encoding Fe-S cluster assembly scaffold IscU, which produces MAYSEKVIDHYENPRNVGKMNAEDPDVGTGMVGAPACGDVMRLQIKVNDQGVIEDAKFKTYGCGSAIASSSLATEWMKGKTLDEAETIKNTQLAEELALPPVKIHCSVLAEDAIKAAVRDYKQKKGLI; this is translated from the coding sequence ATGGCTTACAGCGAAAAGGTCATCGACCACTACGAAAACCCGCGTAACGTCGGCAAGATGAACGCGGAAGATCCTGATGTCGGCACCGGAATGGTCGGCGCTCCGGCGTGCGGCGACGTGATGCGTCTGCAGATCAAGGTCAACGATCAGGGCGTTATCGAAGACGCCAAGTTCAAGACCTACGGCTGCGGCTCGGCTATCGCCTCCAGTTCCCTCGCCACCGAGTGGATGAAGGGCAAGACCCTGGACGAAGCTGAAACCATCAAGAACACCCAGCTGGCCGAAGAACTGGCCCTGCCTCCAGTGAAAATTCACTGCTCGGTTCTCGCTGAAGACGCCATCAAGGCGGCCGTTCGCGATTACAAGCAGAAGAAAGGCTTGATCTAA
- the iscA gene encoding iron-sulfur cluster assembly protein IscA has product MAISMTEAAARHVRRSLDGRGKGEGIRLGVRTTGCSGLAYVLEFVDEVVAEDQVFESHGEKVIIDPKSLAYLDGTELDFVKEGLNEGFKFNNPNVRGECGCGESFNI; this is encoded by the coding sequence ATGGCTATCAGCATGACAGAAGCGGCTGCTCGACACGTGCGACGCTCCCTCGACGGGCGCGGCAAGGGTGAAGGGATTCGTCTGGGTGTTCGCACCACGGGCTGTTCCGGCCTTGCCTACGTGCTGGAGTTTGTCGATGAGGTGGTTGCAGAAGATCAGGTGTTCGAAAGTCACGGCGAAAAAGTGATTATCGACCCGAAAAGCCTGGCTTACCTCGACGGCACCGAGCTCGATTTCGTCAAGGAAGGGTTGAACGAAGGCTTCAAGTTCAACAACCCCAACGTGCGCGGTGAATGTGGCTGCGGCGAAAGCTTCAACATCTGA
- the secF gene encoding protein translocase subunit SecF: protein MLRTINFMGVRNFAFGVTVFLTLLAVFSVFHKGMNWGLDFTGGTLIELTYERPADVTKVREQLNTAGYHEAVVQNFGATTDLLVRMPGEDPQLGHQVAEALQKVGGENPATVKRVEFVGPQVGEELRDQGGLGMLLALGGILIYLAFRFQWKFAVGAIVSLIHDVIVTVGILSFFQITFDLTVLAAVLAIIGYSLNDTIVVFDRVRENFRVLRKASLIENINISTTQTLLRTIATSVSTLLAIAALLFFGGDNLYGFSLALLVGVLAGTYSSIYIANVVLIWLNLSSEDLIPPANTEKEVDDRP, encoded by the coding sequence ATGTTACGTACAATCAACTTCATGGGCGTCCGCAACTTCGCGTTCGGCGTCACAGTGTTCCTGACCTTGCTGGCTGTTTTCAGCGTATTCCACAAGGGCATGAACTGGGGGCTGGACTTCACCGGCGGTACGCTCATCGAGCTGACCTACGAGCGTCCGGCCGACGTCACCAAGGTGCGTGAGCAGCTGAATACTGCCGGTTATCACGAAGCGGTCGTGCAGAACTTCGGTGCGACCACCGATCTGCTGGTGCGCATGCCGGGGGAAGATCCACAGCTGGGCCATCAGGTCGCGGAAGCGCTGCAGAAGGTCGGCGGTGAAAACCCGGCGACGGTCAAGCGCGTCGAGTTCGTCGGCCCGCAGGTCGGTGAAGAGCTGCGCGATCAGGGCGGCCTCGGCATGCTGCTGGCGCTCGGCGGCATCCTGATCTACCTGGCTTTCCGCTTTCAGTGGAAATTCGCGGTCGGTGCCATCGTTTCGCTGATTCACGACGTGATCGTGACCGTGGGTATCCTGTCGTTCTTCCAGATCACCTTCGACCTTACGGTGCTGGCGGCGGTACTGGCGATCATTGGTTACTCGCTCAACGACACCATCGTCGTGTTCGACCGGGTGCGTGAGAACTTCCGTGTGCTGCGCAAGGCTTCGCTGATCGAGAACATCAACATCTCGACCACCCAGACCCTGTTGCGGACCATTGCAACTTCGGTTTCCACCTTGCTGGCGATCGCGGCACTGCTGTTCTTCGGTGGTGACAATCTGTACGGTTTCTCGCTGGCGCTGCTAGTGGGTGTTCTGGCGGGTACCTACTCGTCGATCTACATCGCCAACGTGGTGCTGATCTGGCTGAATCTGTCTTCGGAAGACCTGATTCCGCCGGCCAATACCGAGAAGGAAGTCGACGACCGTCCATAA
- the hscB gene encoding co-chaperone HscB, with the protein MGIPCHFALFELQPGFRLDLEQLATRYRELARGVHPDRFADASEREQRSALEQSARLNDAYQTLKSPAQRARYLLTISGHEVPMEVTVHDPEFLLQQMQWREELEDLQDSADLDGVAAFKRRLKTAQETLNESFAACWDDVAQREQAERLMRRMQFLDKLTYEVRQLEERLDD; encoded by the coding sequence GTGGGTATTCCTTGTCATTTCGCTTTGTTCGAGCTGCAACCGGGCTTTCGTCTGGATCTTGAACAGTTGGCCACGCGCTATCGCGAGTTGGCGCGCGGCGTTCATCCTGACCGCTTCGCCGACGCTTCCGAGCGCGAGCAGCGTTCGGCGCTCGAGCAGTCTGCACGGCTCAATGATGCTTATCAGACGCTCAAGAGTCCGGCCCAGCGTGCGCGCTACCTGCTGACCATCAGCGGGCATGAAGTGCCGATGGAGGTCACGGTCCACGATCCCGAGTTTCTGTTGCAGCAGATGCAGTGGCGCGAAGAACTCGAAGATCTGCAGGACAGTGCCGATCTGGACGGTGTCGCGGCCTTCAAGCGTCGCCTGAAAACCGCCCAGGAAACGCTGAACGAAAGCTTCGCAGCCTGTTGGGATGATGTAGCGCAGCGCGAGCAGGCCGAGCGCCTGATGCGGCGCATGCAGTTCCTCGACAAACTCACCTACGAAGTGCGCCAGTTAGAAGAGCGCCTCGACGATTAA